The sequence TGTCTGCTGTGAGCACTGAAATGCCGTCCCCCTTGCTGTTTACCGACAATGCGGCGGCCAAGGTCAAGGAGCTCATCGAGGGCGAGGGCAACCCCGACCTGATGCTGCGCGTATTCATTTCCGGCGGCGGTTGCTCCGGTTTCCAGTACGGGTTCACCTTCGAGGATAGTGCCTCCGATGACGATACCCGCGTGGAAAAGGGCGGTGTAACCCTGCTCATCGATCCGCTGAGCTACCAGTACCTGGTGGGTGCCGAGATCGACTACAGCGAGGGCCTGCAGGGCGCGCAGTTCGTGATCAAGAACCCGAACGCCAAGACCACATGTGGCTGCGGTTCGTCCTTCGGCGTCTGATCAAAGACATTGGCGGATCTGGAGACGGGAGGCCTCGGCCTCCCGTTTTTCGTTGGCGCCGGCTCAGTCCCGGAACGGGGGCGCGTAGATCGCGCCCAGGATGGCCGGGCATTCTGCGCCAGTGACGGCGGCGACGTTTCCCGGGCGCTTCGCCAGCCTTTCCCGTGCCAACCAGGCGAAGGCCATGGCCTCTACCCAATCCGGGTCCAGACCCAGGGCCGCCGTCGTTTCCACCGATGCGTCCGCCAGTTCTGTGCTCAGCTGTTCCATGAGTGCGGGATTGTGTACCCCGCCGCCACATACGAAGACTTCATCTGGCCGACTGGCCAGGGACCTCAAGGCGCGGGCAATGCTCACCGCGGTCAGGCGCACCAGCGTCGCCTGCACGTCCTCGGGTGCCGGCGCGGTCTTCAGTTCGGACAGGGCGGCTTCGAGCCAGGGAAGATTGAATCGCTCCTGGCCGGTGCTCTTGGGTGCGGGTCGGTCGAAGTAGGGATCCGCAAGCAGTCGATCCAGCAGTTGCGCCAGTGGCTTGCCCGTCAGACCCCATTCGCCTCCGGCGTCGTAGTCCTTCTGCCGGTGCTGTGTGATCCACCGATCCATCAAGGTATTCCCGGGACCGGTATCGAAACCGACCACCGCAGCCGTCGGGTCCCGCGGCAGGTGCGTGACGTTGGCGATGCCACCGATGTTGACAATGGCACGGTTCGATTGCGTGCTGCGGAACTGTGCCTGGTGAAATGCGGGAACCAGCGGCGCGCCTTCGCCCCGGACCGCCAGGTCTCCGCTGCGGAAGTCGGCCACCGTAGGGATTCCCGTTCGCGCCGCAATCGTCGCCGCGTTTCCGATCTGCACCGTGTAGCGTACCGACGTACCATGGTGGTGGCGAATCGTCTGGCCGTGGCTGCCGATGGCCGCAACCTCGTCCGGAGCGATGCTGGCCTTCTTCAGAAGTGCCAGGCTTGCGTCCGCAAACTCCTGTCCCAGGCGCATGTCCAGCTCGCCCATGCGCTCGATCTCGTTCGCGCCGGGCAGGGTGAGCCCCAGAATCTGTTCCCGAATTCCGGCTGGATAGGGGTGGTGATGGTGCGTGTGGAGTTGCAGCAGCCCTTGTTCGCCCCCGGACGCGAGCGCCGCATCGATTCCATCCACACTGGTGCCGGAAATGAGACCGAGGTAGTACATCACTACCGGTCAGGGGCGGGATACGCTGGCCACCTGCAGTCGGCCGTCCAGCCGGTCCAGGGCCACACCCCAGGTGACGGCCTGGCGGTGGAATTCTTCACGGTAGGCAGCCAGGATCGGAGCGGCCTTGGGTAGCCGCACGGTCAGAGGGTTGCGGTGGTGGCCGTACACACGGAATTCGTAGTGCAGGTGTGGGCCAGTGGCGAGACCCGTGTGACCCACGTAGCCAATGACTTCGCCCTGATGGACGAGGCTCCCGCTCCGTTGTCCCCGCGCAAACCGGGACAGGTGACCATACAGGGTGCTGTACTTGGATCCATGCTGGATGATCACGGTCTTGCCGTAGCCACCGTGCCATCGGCGGCTGACGATGCGTCCGGTCGCGGTCGCGTGCACGGGCGTTCCGGTGCGGGCCGCATAGTCGACGCCGGTATGGGCGCGCCAGCGCTTCAGAATCGGATGGTAGCGCCGGCGGGTATAGCGCGAACTGATTCGGGAAAACTGGACCGGCGAGCGCAGGAACTGGCGCTCGACACTGTTGCCCGCGGGGGTGTAGTAACGCATATGCCCTTCCGAATCCCGGTAGCCAATGGCGCGATAGCGATGCCCCTGGTTGACGAATTCCGCCGCCAGGATATCTCCGTTGGCGATCTTCTCTCCGTTCCGGTATTTCTGTTCGTACACCACTGAAAAGCGATCGCCTTTGCGGAGATCCAGGGAAAAATCCACATCCCAGCCAAAGATGGTCGCCAGTTGCAGAACCAGGCCGTCCGACAAGCCGGCGCCCTGTCCGGCCTGAAACAGGGAGTCCCGGATGGAACCGGAGGCAAAGGCCCGCCGCGTCTCAAATTTAAGCGGCTTCACGTAGGCGCGATAGGCCCCGTTTTCACCGCGGAAAAGAACGGCCTGGGATGCATCGTCGACGTTGTAGCTGAGCTGCGCCAGGGCCCCGTCGGGCGCGATCTCCATGCGCAGGTGTCGCCCCGGCCTGAGGTGGTTGAATGCGTCGGCTCCGGCATCCGAGAGCAGGGCGACCGCGAGATCAGGTGAATACAGGTGATGGGCGCCGAGAATGGCGGCGACCGAGTCACCCCGTTGTACA comes from Acidiferrobacteraceae bacterium and encodes:
- a CDS encoding peptidoglycan DD-metalloendopeptidase family protein → MRAKQNRRALRNLAPAALILIAGSTIAAIHQEGSINPANKVHTILSAPADLVQIPAVDGGMKIAPVGTGTEAEAVGATLAPVRWREVVVQRGDSVAAILGAHHLYSPDLAVALLSDAGADAFNHLRPGRHLRMEIAPDGALAQLSYNVDDASQAVLFRGENGAYRAYVKPLKFETRRAFASGSIRDSLFQAGQGAGLSDGLVLQLATIFGWDVDFSLDLRKGDRFSVVYEQKYRNGEKIANGDILAAEFVNQGHRYRAIGYRDSEGHMRYYTPAGNSVERQFLRSPVQFSRISSRYTRRRYHPILKRWRAHTGVDYAARTGTPVHATATGRIVSRRWHGGYGKTVIIQHGSKYSTLYGHLSRFARGQRSGSLVHQGEVIGYVGHTGLATGPHLHYEFRVYGHHRNPLTVRLPKAAPILAAYREEFHRQAVTWGVALDRLDGRLQVASVSRP
- a CDS encoding anhydro-N-acetylmuramic acid kinase; translation: MYYLGLISGTSVDGIDAALASGGEQGLLQLHTHHHHPYPAGIREQILGLTLPGANEIERMGELDMRLGQEFADASLALLKKASIAPDEVAAIGSHGQTIRHHHGTSVRYTVQIGNAATIAARTGIPTVADFRSGDLAVRGEGAPLVPAFHQAQFRSTQSNRAIVNIGGIANVTHLPRDPTAAVVGFDTGPGNTLMDRWITQHRQKDYDAGGEWGLTGKPLAQLLDRLLADPYFDRPAPKSTGQERFNLPWLEAALSELKTAPAPEDVQATLVRLTAVSIARALRSLASRPDEVFVCGGGVHNPALMEQLSTELADASVETTAALGLDPDWVEAMAFAWLARERLAKRPGNVAAVTGAECPAILGAIYAPPFRD
- the erpA gene encoding iron-sulfur cluster insertion protein ErpA; the protein is MSTEMPSPLLFTDNAAAKVKELIEGEGNPDLMLRVFISGGGCSGFQYGFTFEDSASDDDTRVEKGGVTLLIDPLSYQYLVGAEIDYSEGLQGAQFVIKNPNAKTTCGCGSSFGV